A section of the Acropora muricata isolate sample 2 chromosome 4, ASM3666990v1, whole genome shotgun sequence genome encodes:
- the LOC136915079 gene encoding galanin receptor type 1-like — MAPLSKVVNVTTARELHNLSGIPNATENQSKSTELLIVVKIACYAAIIVVGTIGNMLLIIAIARTPKRKTSQYLIVNLAAVDLLTCALSIPFDIAILLIDSGWPFGLALCKLVYPLQTVFMAVSVFTLLCMALERHHVMIHPLKPKTSGNMILLAITFTWIVSIGMVSPYSAALQINQGNCIENWPNNDVIYPKIFTLCVFFILYIGPLFIISIAYARIGLRLRAAEDTNATKCFIGCKSLRDSLRQREKQNIRVVKFFVIAVIAFAFCLMPFQVMWMWSDFGNGQNWEHFNTLLTFANVMVYANSAVNPFIFGAIGRRYHCWDYIRRRMKQTRTSSPVRKFTLVSRLFSKPKRHNRRPNHLPFLSQQGTEFNAKDRNGNEESGLNHIEDVVEYTSAV; from the coding sequence ATGGCTCCGTTGTCTAAGGTCGTCAACGTTACAACTGCACGTGAATTGCACAATTTGAGTGGTATACCAAATGCGACTGAAAACCAGAGCAAATCAACAGAGCTCTTGATCGTGGTTAAAATTGCTTGTTACGCAGCTATCATCGTCGTTGGAACGATCGGTAACATGTTGTTGATTATCGCCATAGCTCGCACACCAAAACGCAAAACCAGCCAGTATCTAATTGTCAATCTTGCTGCAGTGGATCTTCTGACATGCGCACTAAGTATTCCATTTGACATCGCCATTCTCCTTATCGACAGCGGCTGGCCTTTCGGTTTGGCTCTCTGCAAACTTGTTTATCCGCTGCAGACAGTCTTTATGGCCGTTTCGGTTTTCACGCTGTTATGCATGGCGCTCGAACGACACCATGTGATGATCCACCCACTCAAGCCAAAGACGTCAGGGAATATGATCCTTCTAGCTATAACATTCACATGGATTGTAAGCATAGGAATGGTGTCTCCTTACAGTGCCGCGCTTCAAATAAATCAAGGCAATTGTATCGAGAACTGGCCTAATAATGACGTCATCTATCCCAAAATCTTCACCTTATGTGTGTTTTTCATACTCTACATAGGGCCTTTATTCATCATATCGATAGCATATGCTCGCATCGGACTTCGCCTCCGTGCCGCTGAGGATACAAATGCCACAAAGTGTTTTATTGGCTGTAAAAGTCTGAGGGACTCCTTGAGACAGCGTGAGAAACAAAATATAAGAGTTGTGAAATTCTTCGTTATTGCTGTCATCGCGTTTGCTTTTTGTCTCATGCCTTTCCAGGTTATGTGGATGTGGAGTGACTTTGGAAATGGCCAGAACTGGGAGCATTTTAACACTCTTCTAACCTTTGCCAACGTCATGGTGTACGCGAACAGCGCTGTAAATCCCTTTATATTTGGCGCCATAGGACGTAGATACCACTGTTGGGATTACATTCGTCGACGtatgaaacaaacaagaactTCTTCACCCGTAAGAAAGTTCACCTTAGTTTCTCGActcttttcaaaaccaaaacggCACAATCGTAGGCCGAATCACTTGCCTTTCTTATCTCAACAAGGCACAGAGTTTAATGCGAAAGATCGCAATGGAAATGAAGAGTCGGGTTTAAATCACATCGAGGATGTGGTAGAATACACATCTGCAGTTTAG
- the LOC136913464 gene encoding neuropeptide Y receptor type 2-like, with the protein MPEIFKSAVNTTDQGQYDMEQVSAIQVTQLALYVAITIIGLIGNGMIIITLIGGQTRRVGEYLILNLAVTDLATCAISIPFDLAERLSGGFPFGSILCYLIYPLQTVLIAVSVITLLSMSLERHRVVMTPLRPRVLPRTAKIAIVISWVVPCTVIVPYALVLRVEGKHCMEKWPEDWYVKVFTLTNFALFYVVPLTVIAFSYIRAGRKIRKELQCLENMMEETHRSQVSYSRKRTLQKMRITKVFIVAVSAFLVCMLPTHASWIWHDFGHGRDSKYFKDVLIFSNIFMYANSASNPFIFGSLKNVTSCKCFNYCRKSLHHGDSLKAACSFELRIGSSRVQMNREMAVKGRRQIKVSQLSKKNVRLSRKARSV; encoded by the coding sequence ATGCCTGAAATTTTCAAGTCCGCAGTCAACACAACGGATCAGGGTCAATATGACATGGAACAAGTCTCAGCGATCCAAGTTACTCAACTGGCTCTCTATGTAGCGATCACGATTATTGGCCTAATTGGCAACGGCATGATTATCATAACTTTGATTGGTGGACAAACTCGTCGTGTTGGTGAATACCTGATTTTAAATCTTGCTGTCACAGACCTCGCCACATGCGCAATCAGCATTCCGTTTGATTTAGCCGAGCGTTTGTCCGGTGGATTTCCTTTCGGCTCCATCCTTTGTTATTTAATTTACCCGCTTCAAACAGTACTAATAGCTGTGTCGGTTATCACTCTGTTGTCGATGAGCCTAGAACGTCATCGTGTTGTAATGACCCCGCTTCGCCCTCGTGTCCTACCAAGGACTGCAAAAATTGCTATAGTCATCTCATGGGTCGTTCCTTGTACTGTGATTGTTCCATACGCGTTGGTTCTGCGCGTGGAAGGAAAACATTGTATGGAAAAATGGCCAGAAGATTGGTACGTTAAAGTTTTTACTCTTACCAACTTCGCGCTATTTTATGTGGTCCCTCTTACAGTCATCGCCTTCTCGTACATCCGCGCCGGGCGGAAAATCCGCAAAGAGCTGCAATGCCTTGAAAACATGATGGAAGAAACTCACAGATCTCAAGTAAGCTACTCAAGGAAACGCACTTTGCAGAAAATGAGAATCACAAAGGTGTTTATAGTGGCGGTTAGCGCTTTCCTTGTCTGCATGCTTCCTACGCATGCGTCGTGGATTTGGCACGACTTTGGTCACGGTCGAGATAGCAAGTATTTCAAGGATGTGTTGATCTTTAGCAACATTTTCATGTACGCTAATAGTGCTTCCAATCCAtttatttttggttctttaAAAAACGTTACTTCCTGTAAGTGCTTTAATTATTGCCGGAAAAGCTTGCATCATGGGGATTCTTTGAAGGCGGCCTGTTCATTTGAGCTTCGTATCGGCTCCTCGCGAGTTCAAATGAACAGAGAAATGGCAGTGAAAGGGCGGAGGCAAATTAAAGTTTCACAGTTGTCAAAGAAAAATGTTCGGCTCTCTAGAAAGGCTAGGAGTGTTTGA